A single genomic interval of Hevea brasiliensis isolate MT/VB/25A 57/8 chromosome 4, ASM3005281v1, whole genome shotgun sequence harbors:
- the LOC110660661 gene encoding uncharacterized protein LOC110660661 isoform X2 has protein sequence MEHFDNLTVENDDELEEVARRRSGIFLQLKPYCLELLELLQNPKKDSSAIHSLLQFLRTSPSYALQPFFDYTLFPLLLLLDAAVDSRGSKKDDPEDKANSKNLPHKVSDKVAEAVLQCLEELLKKCHLGSVDQMVVLMKKLTHVAMLSPHEASEEFREGVIKCFRSLLLSLPPCSDEDCSCRQSLGRPALLENADMQALTCGTSNYDSEREECLLAFLQSQTAAAAIGHWLSLLLKAADIEVARGHRGNAKLRVEAFVTLRVLVSKVGTADALAFFLPGVVSQFAKVLHVSKTMISGAAGSVDATDQAIRGLAEYLMVVLQDDANLSNLDIPLNVIAGFSSNKNESVHSILDELCHLPSITQGQRKIVAAESIGVAADLDSHGSDIKINRNNKFGKEIGSLHVDRTRDWIEKTSAHLDKLLSATFPHICVHPAKKMRRGLLAAIQGLLSNCSYTLKDSRLMLLECLCVLIVDDSEEVSAPAQEFIEYLFSSSGKHHVKRDITEIFSRLIEKLPKVVMGNEDSLALSHAKKLLAVIYYSGPHFVMEQLVSPVTAARFLDVLALCLSQNSLFAGDLHKLTLARPSSVGYLPSVAELKANSQFLTDYQTIMDFVPSDISKLRDIQGRRIQYPLETVENNYELPRMPPWFVSVGSQKLYQPLAGILRLVGLSLMADFKSEGHMSVVTDIPLDYLRKLISEVRVKEYNKESWQSWYNRTGSGQLLRQASTAVCILNEMIFGLSDQSVDSLTKMLQKSIVKREEIQEFDGSVADSQPCTVESSELTQSIWKLSQAKASRSHLIDCIGRILHEYLSSEVWDLPVDCKPTHIQPDSEVDEIPSHFFHDTAVLHQVIIDGIGTFAVCLGKDFSSSGFLHSSLYLLLESLICSNFHVRSASDAVLHILSSTSGHRTVGQLILANADYVIDSICRQLRHLDLNPHVPSVLASMLSYVGVAHKILPLLEEPMRSASQELEILGRHQHPELTIPFLKAVAEIAKASKHEASLLPAAAESYLMHVKSNIMKEVRQESRQGSPSHFDNHIDMSQMELESCASFDDDMTHVEQWESILLKLNDSRRYRRIVGSIAGSCLTAATPLMASAKQVSCLIAMDIIEDGITTLAKVEEAYQHEKETKETIEEVIRSYSLYQLHDTLDAAEEGTDENRLLPAMNKIWPFLVACIRNKIPVAVRRCTSVVSKVVQICGGDFFSRRFHTDGSHFWKFLSMSPFQKKPFSKEERIPLQLPYRSTPTSSEDSMAEVSSLKVQVAVLNMIADLSRNKRSASSLEAVLKKVSGLVVGIACSGVAGLLDASVNALQGLASIDPDLIWLLLADVYYSLKKKDLPSPHASSFPPISQILPPPLSPKGYLYVQYGGQSYGFDIDFHSVEAVFKKLHALVFSTQKYI, from the exons ATGGAACATTTTGATAATCTCACGGTCGAAAACGACGACGAACTAGAAGAAGTGGCACGACGAAGAAGCGGTATTTTCTTGCAGCTAAAACCTTATTGCTTGGAGCTTCTAGAGCttctccaaaaccctaaaaaaGACTCCTCTGCTATCCATTCATTGCTCCAGTTCCTTCGTACCTCTCCTTCTTACGCCCTCCAACCTTTCTTCGA CTATACCTTGTTCCCACTGCTGCTTCTATTGGATGCAGCAGTTGATAGCAGAGGTTCGAAGAAGGATGATCCTGAGGATAAAGCTAACTCCAAAAATTTGCCTCACAAAGTGAGTGATAAAGTGGCTGAAGCTGTCCTGCAATGTTTGGAGGAGCTTCTAaagaagtgtcatttgggatcTGTGGATCAG ATGGTTGTACTTATGAAAAAATTGACTCATGTGGCTATGCTTTCTCCCCATGAGGCTTCAGAAGAGTTTCGTGAAGGAGTAATCAAGTGTTTTAGGTCTCTACTTCTAAGTTTACCTCCTTGCTCAGATGAAGATTGCTCATGTAGACAGAGTCTTGGTCGGCCTGCACTCTTAGAAAATGCAGATATGCAAGCATTAACATGTGggacttcaaattatgattcggAGCGAGAGGAATGTTTACTTGCATTTCTCCAGTCACAAACTGCTGCAGCTGCCATTGGACACTGGCTATCACTTCTTCTCAAG GCTGCAGATATTGAAGTGGCACGAGGACATCGAGGCAATGCAAAGCTCCGTGTTGAAGCCTTTGTGACCTTACGTGTGCTTGTATCTAAG GTTGGTACTGCAGATGCGCTAGCTTTCTTTCTGCCTGGTGTTGTTAGTCAATTTGCCAAAGTTTTGCATGTCTCAAAAACAATGATAAGTGGGGCTGCTGGAAGTGTGGATGCTACCGACCAAGCAATTAGAGGCTTGGCCGAGTATTTAATGGTAGTTCTTCAGGATGATGCTAATTTATCGAACCTTGACATACCCTTAAATGTCATCGCTGGATTTAGTTCAAACAAGAATGAATCTGTCCATTCAATTCTGGATGAGCTTTGCCATTTGCCCAGTATCACTCAAGGTCAGCGTAAAATTGTGGCTGCAGAATCGATTGGTGTAGCTGCAGATTTGGATTCCCATGGATCTGATATAAAAATAAACAGGAACAATAAATTTGGCAAGGAAATAGGATCTCTGCATGTGGATCGTACAAGAGATTGGATTGAGAAAACTTCAGCGCATCTGGATAAATTATTGAGTGCAACCTTTCCACAT atATGTGTTCATCCAGCAAAGAAGATGAGACGAGGATTACTGGCTGCCATACAAGGACTGTTATCAAACTGTAGTTACACTCTGAAGGACAGCAGATTGATGCTCTTG GAGTGCCTGTGTGTCTTGATTGTTGATGATTCTGAAGAGGTGTCTGCACCTGCTCAGGAGTTTATTGAATATTTATTCTCTTCGAGTGGAAAACATCATGTAAAACGTGATATTACTGAAATATTTAGCAG GCTCATTGAGAAGCTTCCAAAAGTGGTAATGGGCAATGAGGACTCACTTGCACTCTCGCATGCTAAAAAATTGCTTGCAGTCATATATTATTCTGGTCCTCACTTCGTGATGGAACAGCTTGTGTCTCCG GTAACAGCTGCAAGATTCTTGGATGTTCTTGCCCTCTGTCTGAGTCAGAATTCACTGTTTGCTGGTGATCTTCACAAACTTACTTTAGCAAGGCCATCCTCTGTTGGATATCTTCCTTCTGTTGCTGAGTTGAAAGCTAATTCCCAGTTTCTCACTGATTACCAGACCATCATGGATTTTGTGCCTTCTGATATCTCAAAGTTAAGAGATATTCAAGGAAGAAGAATTCAATACCCATTGGAAACTGTGGAGAATAATTATGAACTTCCCCGTATGCCTCCTTGGTTTGTTTCTGTTGGCAGTCAGAAATTATATCAGCCTCTTGCAGGAATTCTTAGACTAGTAGGTTTATCTTTAATGGCAG ACTTCAAAAGTGAAGGGCATATGTCAGTTGTTACAGATATCCCACTTGATTACCTGCGTAAACTTATATCTGAGGTCCGTGTCAAGGAATACAATAAAGAGAGCTGGCAATCTTGGTATAACAGAACTGGCTCTGGACAATTACTGCGTCAGGCCAGCACTGCAGTTTGTATCTTGAATGAGATGATATTTGGTCTATCAGATCAGTCAGTCGATAGTCTTACAAAAATGCTTCAAAAGTCCATTGTTAAGAGGGAAGAGATTCAAGAATTTGATGGAAGTGTTGCTGACAGTCAGCCTTGCACAGTTGAATCTTCTGAGCTTACTCAATCTATTTGGAAGCTTTCACAGGCAAAAGCTTCTAGGAGTCACCTGATTGATTGCATTGGTAGAATTTTACATGAATATCTATCATCTGAAGTGTGGGATCTTCCAGTGGATTGCAAACCGACTCACATTCAACCTGATAGTGAAGTTGATGAAATTCCTTCTCACTTCTTCCATGATACTGCTGTGCTACATCAG GTTATTATTGATGGAATAGGCACCTTCGCTGTTTGCCTGGGAAAAGATTTTTCTTCAAGCGGATTTCTTCACTCATCTCTTTACCTGTTGCTTGAGAGTCTTATTTGCTCAAACTTCCACGTTAGAAGTGCTTCTGATGCTGTTTTACATATCCTTTCTTCTACATCTGGCCATCGAACG GTTGGGCAATTGATCTTGGCAAATGCTGATTACGTAATTGATTCAATATGTCGGCAATTACGCCATTTGGATCTAAACCCGCATGTGCCTAGTGTTCTTGCTTCCATGCTTTCCTATGTTGGAGTGGCTCATAAAATATTGCCTCTCTTGGAGGAACCG ATGCGTTCTGCTTCACAGGAACTCGAGATTCTTGGCAGGCATCAGCACCCAGAATTAACTATTCCCTTTTTGAAG GCTGTAGCTGAAATCGCCAAGGCATCAAAACATGAGGCTTCGTTGTTGCCCGCTGCTGCAGAATCGTATCTGATGCATGTCAAGTCCAACATAATGAAGGAAGTTAGACAAGAATCCAGACAAGGTTCACCATCACATTTTGACAATCACATTGATATGTCTCAAATGGAATTGG AATCCTGTGCTTCTTTTGATGATGATATGACACATGTAGAGCAATGGGAGAGTATTTTGTTGAAGTTGAATGATTCCAGAAGATACAGAAGAATTGTTGGATCTATTGCTGGTTCATGCTTAACAGCTGCAACCCCTCTAATGGCTTCAGCGAAGCAAGTGTCATGCTTGATAGCCATGGATATAATTGAG GATGGAATCACAACACTTGCTAAAGTGGAAGAAGCTTATCAGCATGAAAAGGAAACTAAAGAAACAATTGAGGAGGTGATTCGTTCATACTCATTGTATCAGCTTCATGATACTTTGGATGCTGCTGAGGAAGGAACTGATGAGAACAGGTTGCTTCCAGCAATGAATAAGATATGGCCCTTCCTGGTTGCTTGTATTAGAAATAAAATTCCAGTG GCTGTGAGGAGATGTACAAGTGTGGTGAGCAAAGTCGTGCAAATATGTGGAGGAGATTTCTTTTCACGCCGCTTTCACACTGATGGATCACACTTTTGGAAATTTCTTTCCATGTCTCCATTTCAGAAAAAACCCTTCTCAAAAGAAGAAAGAATCCCATTACAACTTCCTTACAGAAGCACTCCTACTTCTTCAGAGGACTCGATGGCAGAAGTTTCAAGCTTGAAAGTCCAGGTTGCAGTGCTTAACATGATAGCTGATTTATCCCGAAACAAAAGGAGTGCTTCATCATTAGAAGCAGTCCTTAAGAAGGTTAGCGGTTTGGTCGTGGGGATAGCATGTAGTGGTGTTGCTGGCCTTCTGGATGCATCCGTTAATGCGTTACAAGGACTTGcatctattgaccctgaccttatTTGGCTTCTATTAGCTGATGTATACTACTCTCTGAAGAAGAAAGACCTGCCTTCTCCACATGCTTCAAGTTTTCCACCGATCTCTCAGATTTTGCCCCCTCCACTTTCTCCTAAAGGATATCTCTATGTACAGTATGGAGGACAAAGCTATGGTTTTGATATTGATTTCCACTCTGTAGAAGCTGTGTTTAAGAAACTACATGCCCTGGTTTTTAGTACTCAAAAGTATATATGA
- the LOC110660661 gene encoding uncharacterized protein LOC110660661 isoform X1, with protein sequence MEHFDNLTVENDDELEEVARRRSGIFLQLKPYCLELLELLQNPKKDSSAIHSLLQFLRTSPSYALQPFFDYTLFPLLLLLDAAVDSRGSKKDDPEDKANSKNLPHKVSDKVAEAVLQCLEELLKKCHLGSVDQMVVLMKKLTHVAMLSPHEASEEFREGVIKCFRSLLLSLPPCSDEDCSCRQSLGRPALLENADMQALTCGTSNYDSEREECLLAFLQSQTAAAAIGHWLSLLLKAADIEVARGHRGNAKLRVEAFVTLRVLVSKVGTADALAFFLPGVVSQFAKVLHVSKTMISGAAGSVDATDQAIRGLAEYLMVVLQDDANLSNLDIPLNVIAGFSSNKNESVHSILDELCHLPSITQGQRKIVAAESIGVAADLDSHGSDIKINRNNKFGKEIGSLHVDRTRDWIEKTSAHLDKLLSATFPHICVHPAKKMRRGLLAAIQGLLSNCSYTLKDSRLMLLECLCVLIVDDSEEVSAPAQEFIEYLFSSSGKHHVKRDITEIFSRLIEKLPKVVMGNEDSLALSHAKKLLAVIYYSGPHFVMEQLVSPVTAARFLDVLALCLSQNSLFAGDLHKLTLARPSSVGYLPSVAELKANSQFLTDYQTIMDFVPSDISKLRDIQGRRIQYPLETVENNYELPRMPPWFVSVGSQKLYQPLAGILRLVGLSLMADFKSEGHMSVVTDIPLDYLRKLISEVRVKEYNKESWQSWYNRTGSGQLLRQASTAVCILNEMIFGLSDQSVDSLTKMLQKSIVKREEIQEFDGSVADSQPCTVESSELTQSIWKLSQAKASRSHLIDCIGRILHEYLSSEVWDLPVDCKPTHIQPDSEVDEIPSHFFHDTAVLHQVIIDGIGTFAVCLGKDFSSSGFLHSSLYLLLESLICSNFHVRSASDAVLHILSSTSGHRTVGQLILANADYVIDSICRQLRHLDLNPHVPSVLASMLSYVGVAHKILPLLEEPMRSASQELEILGRHQHPELTIPFLKAVAEIAKASKHEASLLPAAAESYLMHVKSNIMKEVRQESRQGSPSHFDNHIDMSQMELDEESCASFDDDMTHVEQWESILLKLNDSRRYRRIVGSIAGSCLTAATPLMASAKQVSCLIAMDIIEDGITTLAKVEEAYQHEKETKETIEEVIRSYSLYQLHDTLDAAEEGTDENRLLPAMNKIWPFLVACIRNKIPVAVRRCTSVVSKVVQICGGDFFSRRFHTDGSHFWKFLSMSPFQKKPFSKEERIPLQLPYRSTPTSSEDSMAEVSSLKVQVAVLNMIADLSRNKRSASSLEAVLKKVSGLVVGIACSGVAGLLDASVNALQGLASIDPDLIWLLLADVYYSLKKKDLPSPHASSFPPISQILPPPLSPKGYLYVQYGGQSYGFDIDFHSVEAVFKKLHALVFSTQKYI encoded by the exons ATGGAACATTTTGATAATCTCACGGTCGAAAACGACGACGAACTAGAAGAAGTGGCACGACGAAGAAGCGGTATTTTCTTGCAGCTAAAACCTTATTGCTTGGAGCTTCTAGAGCttctccaaaaccctaaaaaaGACTCCTCTGCTATCCATTCATTGCTCCAGTTCCTTCGTACCTCTCCTTCTTACGCCCTCCAACCTTTCTTCGA CTATACCTTGTTCCCACTGCTGCTTCTATTGGATGCAGCAGTTGATAGCAGAGGTTCGAAGAAGGATGATCCTGAGGATAAAGCTAACTCCAAAAATTTGCCTCACAAAGTGAGTGATAAAGTGGCTGAAGCTGTCCTGCAATGTTTGGAGGAGCTTCTAaagaagtgtcatttgggatcTGTGGATCAG ATGGTTGTACTTATGAAAAAATTGACTCATGTGGCTATGCTTTCTCCCCATGAGGCTTCAGAAGAGTTTCGTGAAGGAGTAATCAAGTGTTTTAGGTCTCTACTTCTAAGTTTACCTCCTTGCTCAGATGAAGATTGCTCATGTAGACAGAGTCTTGGTCGGCCTGCACTCTTAGAAAATGCAGATATGCAAGCATTAACATGTGggacttcaaattatgattcggAGCGAGAGGAATGTTTACTTGCATTTCTCCAGTCACAAACTGCTGCAGCTGCCATTGGACACTGGCTATCACTTCTTCTCAAG GCTGCAGATATTGAAGTGGCACGAGGACATCGAGGCAATGCAAAGCTCCGTGTTGAAGCCTTTGTGACCTTACGTGTGCTTGTATCTAAG GTTGGTACTGCAGATGCGCTAGCTTTCTTTCTGCCTGGTGTTGTTAGTCAATTTGCCAAAGTTTTGCATGTCTCAAAAACAATGATAAGTGGGGCTGCTGGAAGTGTGGATGCTACCGACCAAGCAATTAGAGGCTTGGCCGAGTATTTAATGGTAGTTCTTCAGGATGATGCTAATTTATCGAACCTTGACATACCCTTAAATGTCATCGCTGGATTTAGTTCAAACAAGAATGAATCTGTCCATTCAATTCTGGATGAGCTTTGCCATTTGCCCAGTATCACTCAAGGTCAGCGTAAAATTGTGGCTGCAGAATCGATTGGTGTAGCTGCAGATTTGGATTCCCATGGATCTGATATAAAAATAAACAGGAACAATAAATTTGGCAAGGAAATAGGATCTCTGCATGTGGATCGTACAAGAGATTGGATTGAGAAAACTTCAGCGCATCTGGATAAATTATTGAGTGCAACCTTTCCACAT atATGTGTTCATCCAGCAAAGAAGATGAGACGAGGATTACTGGCTGCCATACAAGGACTGTTATCAAACTGTAGTTACACTCTGAAGGACAGCAGATTGATGCTCTTG GAGTGCCTGTGTGTCTTGATTGTTGATGATTCTGAAGAGGTGTCTGCACCTGCTCAGGAGTTTATTGAATATTTATTCTCTTCGAGTGGAAAACATCATGTAAAACGTGATATTACTGAAATATTTAGCAG GCTCATTGAGAAGCTTCCAAAAGTGGTAATGGGCAATGAGGACTCACTTGCACTCTCGCATGCTAAAAAATTGCTTGCAGTCATATATTATTCTGGTCCTCACTTCGTGATGGAACAGCTTGTGTCTCCG GTAACAGCTGCAAGATTCTTGGATGTTCTTGCCCTCTGTCTGAGTCAGAATTCACTGTTTGCTGGTGATCTTCACAAACTTACTTTAGCAAGGCCATCCTCTGTTGGATATCTTCCTTCTGTTGCTGAGTTGAAAGCTAATTCCCAGTTTCTCACTGATTACCAGACCATCATGGATTTTGTGCCTTCTGATATCTCAAAGTTAAGAGATATTCAAGGAAGAAGAATTCAATACCCATTGGAAACTGTGGAGAATAATTATGAACTTCCCCGTATGCCTCCTTGGTTTGTTTCTGTTGGCAGTCAGAAATTATATCAGCCTCTTGCAGGAATTCTTAGACTAGTAGGTTTATCTTTAATGGCAG ACTTCAAAAGTGAAGGGCATATGTCAGTTGTTACAGATATCCCACTTGATTACCTGCGTAAACTTATATCTGAGGTCCGTGTCAAGGAATACAATAAAGAGAGCTGGCAATCTTGGTATAACAGAACTGGCTCTGGACAATTACTGCGTCAGGCCAGCACTGCAGTTTGTATCTTGAATGAGATGATATTTGGTCTATCAGATCAGTCAGTCGATAGTCTTACAAAAATGCTTCAAAAGTCCATTGTTAAGAGGGAAGAGATTCAAGAATTTGATGGAAGTGTTGCTGACAGTCAGCCTTGCACAGTTGAATCTTCTGAGCTTACTCAATCTATTTGGAAGCTTTCACAGGCAAAAGCTTCTAGGAGTCACCTGATTGATTGCATTGGTAGAATTTTACATGAATATCTATCATCTGAAGTGTGGGATCTTCCAGTGGATTGCAAACCGACTCACATTCAACCTGATAGTGAAGTTGATGAAATTCCTTCTCACTTCTTCCATGATACTGCTGTGCTACATCAG GTTATTATTGATGGAATAGGCACCTTCGCTGTTTGCCTGGGAAAAGATTTTTCTTCAAGCGGATTTCTTCACTCATCTCTTTACCTGTTGCTTGAGAGTCTTATTTGCTCAAACTTCCACGTTAGAAGTGCTTCTGATGCTGTTTTACATATCCTTTCTTCTACATCTGGCCATCGAACG GTTGGGCAATTGATCTTGGCAAATGCTGATTACGTAATTGATTCAATATGTCGGCAATTACGCCATTTGGATCTAAACCCGCATGTGCCTAGTGTTCTTGCTTCCATGCTTTCCTATGTTGGAGTGGCTCATAAAATATTGCCTCTCTTGGAGGAACCG ATGCGTTCTGCTTCACAGGAACTCGAGATTCTTGGCAGGCATCAGCACCCAGAATTAACTATTCCCTTTTTGAAG GCTGTAGCTGAAATCGCCAAGGCATCAAAACATGAGGCTTCGTTGTTGCCCGCTGCTGCAGAATCGTATCTGATGCATGTCAAGTCCAACATAATGAAGGAAGTTAGACAAGAATCCAGACAAGGTTCACCATCACATTTTGACAATCACATTGATATGTCTCAAATGGAATTGG ATGAAGAATCCTGTGCTTCTTTTGATGATGATATGACACATGTAGAGCAATGGGAGAGTATTTTGTTGAAGTTGAATGATTCCAGAAGATACAGAAGAATTGTTGGATCTATTGCTGGTTCATGCTTAACAGCTGCAACCCCTCTAATGGCTTCAGCGAAGCAAGTGTCATGCTTGATAGCCATGGATATAATTGAG GATGGAATCACAACACTTGCTAAAGTGGAAGAAGCTTATCAGCATGAAAAGGAAACTAAAGAAACAATTGAGGAGGTGATTCGTTCATACTCATTGTATCAGCTTCATGATACTTTGGATGCTGCTGAGGAAGGAACTGATGAGAACAGGTTGCTTCCAGCAATGAATAAGATATGGCCCTTCCTGGTTGCTTGTATTAGAAATAAAATTCCAGTG GCTGTGAGGAGATGTACAAGTGTGGTGAGCAAAGTCGTGCAAATATGTGGAGGAGATTTCTTTTCACGCCGCTTTCACACTGATGGATCACACTTTTGGAAATTTCTTTCCATGTCTCCATTTCAGAAAAAACCCTTCTCAAAAGAAGAAAGAATCCCATTACAACTTCCTTACAGAAGCACTCCTACTTCTTCAGAGGACTCGATGGCAGAAGTTTCAAGCTTGAAAGTCCAGGTTGCAGTGCTTAACATGATAGCTGATTTATCCCGAAACAAAAGGAGTGCTTCATCATTAGAAGCAGTCCTTAAGAAGGTTAGCGGTTTGGTCGTGGGGATAGCATGTAGTGGTGTTGCTGGCCTTCTGGATGCATCCGTTAATGCGTTACAAGGACTTGcatctattgaccctgaccttatTTGGCTTCTATTAGCTGATGTATACTACTCTCTGAAGAAGAAAGACCTGCCTTCTCCACATGCTTCAAGTTTTCCACCGATCTCTCAGATTTTGCCCCCTCCACTTTCTCCTAAAGGATATCTCTATGTACAGTATGGAGGACAAAGCTATGGTTTTGATATTGATTTCCACTCTGTAGAAGCTGTGTTTAAGAAACTACATGCCCTGGTTTTTAGTACTCAAAAGTATATATGA